In one Candidatus Bathyarchaeota archaeon genomic region, the following are encoded:
- a CDS encoding AIR carboxylase family protein, producing the protein MGSKSDEIYVKKIIAELERYDVEIERRIASAHRTGKHLHRVLDIIYEQTREDTVLITVAGLSDNLSGPVAGRLMLPTIACPPDAEKYGEMKKFSSTATPKGVKVDYAPTPRMAAELAMEKFSKYNFSQIRELREKAYIKELQTLMDDAKLQGVEYPLPMTLWKKGKVRDIYYLGNTLLINSSNRISAFDKNSVTEIDGKGEALNLLSTWWFERTKSIFPNHFISVVDTTMMLVKRAERIDIEWIARDYLYGSMYREYVKGIREFYGVKLPNGLQLAEELPQTILTPTTKTEVGHDIEITKQQAIENKLVTPEEWSICEENTLKLYEFYRKVANQKGLIIPDFKIEMGRYKGEIMQIDEAPTHDSARIWIKKYHEVGKRQENWCLDKEFYRQFLIDSGIDPKRPPDPLPEIPPLIVEEIQKRVIGCYKVFAKNVSLESLDLKSLEEVEEKLGMAVK; encoded by the coding sequence ATGGGTTCTAAAAGCGATGAAATTTATGTTAAAAAAATTATTGCTGAACTTGAACGTTATGATGTAGAAATTGAGCGGAGAATAGCCTCTGCACATAGAACAGGAAAACATCTGCATAGAGTTCTTGATATTATTTATGAACAAACACGGGAAGATACTGTTTTAATAACGGTTGCGGGTTTGTCTGACAACCTCTCTGGACCTGTTGCGGGAAGATTAATGCTTCCTACGATTGCGTGTCCGCCTGATGCTGAAAAATACGGGGAAATGAAAAAATTTTCATCAACAGCTACCCCAAAAGGTGTAAAAGTTGATTATGCCCCAACACCCAGAATGGCTGCTGAGTTAGCGATGGAAAAATTTTCCAAATATAATTTTTCGCAGATAAGAGAGCTTAGAGAAAAGGCTTACATTAAAGAGCTTCAAACGTTGATGGATGATGCTAAACTACAAGGTGTTGAATATCCGTTACCAATGACTTTATGGAAAAAGGGTAAAGTCAGAGATATTTACTACTTAGGGAATACATTGTTGATCAACTCCTCAAATAGAATTTCGGCTTTTGATAAGAATTCTGTTACCGAAATAGACGGAAAGGGTGAAGCACTTAATTTGCTTTCTACATGGTGGTTTGAAAGAACTAAATCGATATTCCCCAATCATTTTATTTCAGTTGTTGACACCACCATGATGCTTGTTAAAAGAGCAGAAAGAATAGATATTGAATGGATAGCACGTGATTATCTTTATGGGTCGATGTACCGTGAATATGTGAAGGGTATAAGGGAGTTTTATGGCGTGAAACTCCCCAATGGTTTACAACTTGCTGAAGAACTCCCTCAAACAATCCTTACACCTACAACGAAAACAGAAGTGGGTCATGACATAGAGATAACAAAACAACAAGCAATTGAAAATAAGCTTGTAACACCAGAAGAATGGAGTATCTGCGAAGAAAATACACTTAAACTCTACGAATTTTACCGAAAAGTTGCAAATCAAAAAGGACTAATTATCCCGGACTTTAAAATAGAAATGGGAAGGTATAAAGGTGAAATAATGCAAATCGATGAGGCTCCCACTCATGACTCAGCTAGAATTTGGATTAAAAAATATCATGAAGTTGGAAAAAGACAGGAAAACTGGTGCCTAGATAAAGAATTTTACAGACAATTCCTAATAGACTCAGGCATAGACCCAAAACGACCGCCCGATCCATTACCCGAGATTCCACCATTAATAGTGGAAGAGATTCAAAAGAGAGTTATAGGTTGTTATAAGGTCTTTGCTAAGAATGTCAGTTTAGAAAGTCTTGATCTAAAAAGTCTAGAAGAAGTAGAAGAAAAGCTCGGCATGGCGGTAAAATGA
- the purL gene encoding phosphoribosylformylglycinamidine synthase subunit PurL gives MSSNLYLKRNLPFELFEINIIDANESQLKQISESLGIGLNLSEMKAIQKEFSNRKRNPTDVELQTIGQTWSEHCYHKTFKGDIVAPDGTLLARNLLKNYIAKVTNELNLPWCLDIFKDNAGIIHFEDKDGIVYAVAAKVETHNHPSAIEPFGGAATGIGGVIRDLLGVWADPIACTDVLCFGPLNYPHEKLPPGINHPTYLFDGVIAGIGTYGNNMGIPTVNGAIYFDESYVGNVVVYCGCVGILPMNKFKRNTRPGDIIVIIGGRTGRDGIHGVTFASAELTEKSEEISLSAVQVPNPIEEEKLRRAILEIRDQELASGITDLGGGGISCAVGEMAYRSNCGAYVNLENVPLKETFPPMAPWEIWVSESQERMELSVPEKNLNKVLNICESEDVSATPIGKFTDGHTLIVDYKGCRVADLDLKFLFNPPKVKRAAKWEEPKFSEPNFPDLDNLTDDLLKLLSAPNIASKESIIRTYDHEVQGNTVLKPVHGKYGGPNDAVVIKPLENSWRGVVISCGINPNYGKVDPYWMAASSIDEAIRNNVAVGGRRIALLDNFTWGNPEKPDRLGGLVRAVQACYNFGKMFKTPFISGKDSLYNESPLGPVTPTLLITGVGIIPDIRKAVSIDVKKPGNLIYIVGKTYPELGGSEYYKLKGFIGKNVPKVRPQAKGTMDSITAAIDAGYIEACHDISEGGIAVAAAEMASAGGYGMELYLRNIPRQDIKRNDFALFSESNSRFLIEVPKKYQENIQTLLKKIPHSVVGRVKRDNSLVIYGLDERLIVDASLAELRDAWKSTFGG, from the coding sequence ATGAGTTCTAATCTATATCTAAAGAGAAACCTGCCATTCGAGTTATTTGAGATAAATATTATCGACGCAAATGAGAGCCAGCTGAAACAAATCAGCGAAAGTCTAGGTATAGGTCTAAATCTATCTGAAATGAAAGCTATACAAAAAGAATTCTCAAATAGGAAGCGAAACCCAACAGATGTTGAGCTTCAAACAATTGGACAAACATGGTCCGAGCATTGTTATCATAAAACTTTTAAAGGAGACATAGTTGCTCCAGATGGTACTCTATTAGCAAGAAACCTATTGAAAAATTATATAGCCAAAGTAACAAACGAACTAAATCTACCATGGTGTCTTGATATCTTCAAAGACAATGCTGGAATAATTCATTTTGAGGACAAAGATGGCATAGTTTATGCCGTCGCAGCAAAAGTCGAAACCCATAACCATCCATCAGCAATAGAGCCATTTGGCGGAGCCGCTACTGGAATTGGAGGCGTTATAAGAGATCTTTTGGGAGTTTGGGCAGACCCAATAGCTTGCACCGATGTCTTATGTTTTGGACCATTGAATTATCCGCATGAAAAACTTCCTCCAGGCATAAATCACCCAACTTATCTTTTTGATGGTGTTATTGCAGGTATAGGAACCTATGGAAACAATATGGGAATTCCAACTGTTAATGGGGCGATATACTTTGACGAAAGTTATGTTGGCAATGTAGTTGTCTACTGCGGTTGTGTTGGAATTTTACCAATGAATAAATTCAAAAGAAATACAAGACCTGGAGACATTATCGTTATAATCGGTGGAAGGACCGGCAGAGATGGAATACACGGTGTTACCTTCGCTTCAGCGGAATTAACAGAAAAATCTGAAGAAATTTCACTCTCAGCTGTTCAAGTGCCAAACCCCATAGAAGAAGAGAAGCTCAGACGCGCTATTTTAGAAATAAGAGATCAAGAACTTGCATCCGGTATAACAGATTTAGGCGGTGGAGGCATTTCCTGCGCTGTAGGTGAAATGGCATACAGATCTAACTGCGGAGCCTATGTTAATTTGGAAAATGTTCCCTTGAAAGAAACTTTTCCCCCGATGGCTCCGTGGGAAATATGGGTTTCCGAATCTCAAGAAAGAATGGAATTGTCAGTACCAGAAAAGAATCTCAATAAAGTTCTGAATATCTGTGAAAGTGAAGATGTGAGTGCAACTCCCATTGGAAAATTCACCGATGGTCATACGCTCATAGTTGATTATAAAGGGTGTAGGGTAGCTGATTTAGATTTAAAGTTTCTATTTAATCCACCAAAAGTTAAAAGAGCAGCAAAATGGGAAGAACCTAAATTTTCTGAACCTAATTTCCCCGACCTTGATAATCTAACTGACGACCTTCTCAAGCTATTGTCTGCACCTAATATTGCCAGCAAAGAATCTATCATAAGAACATATGATCACGAAGTTCAAGGGAACACTGTCTTAAAACCAGTACATGGAAAATATGGTGGGCCCAACGATGCTGTTGTTATAAAGCCTTTGGAAAACTCCTGGAGAGGTGTTGTCATATCCTGTGGTATAAACCCGAACTATGGAAAAGTAGATCCCTATTGGATGGCTGCGTCATCTATAGATGAAGCAATCCGAAACAATGTTGCGGTGGGCGGTAGACGAATAGCATTGTTAGATAATTTCACATGGGGTAACCCTGAAAAACCAGATAGATTAGGCGGGTTGGTTAGAGCCGTTCAAGCTTGCTATAATTTTGGTAAGATGTTTAAAACACCCTTTATTTCTGGAAAAGATAGTTTGTATAACGAATCACCTCTAGGACCTGTTACACCCACTTTATTGATAACGGGAGTGGGGATAATTCCAGATATAAGAAAAGCCGTTTCGATCGATGTGAAAAAGCCTGGAAATTTAATTTACATAGTCGGAAAGACTTACCCTGAATTGGGAGGTTCAGAGTATTATAAATTAAAAGGTTTTATAGGCAAGAATGTTCCGAAGGTGAGACCCCAAGCGAAAGGCACTATGGATTCAATCACCGCTGCAATAGACGCCGGTTACATCGAGGCTTGTCACGACATATCCGAAGGTGGAATAGCAGTAGCGGCTGCTGAAATGGCATCTGCTGGCGGATATGGCATGGAATTATACTTAAGAAATATTCCAAGACAAGATATTAAAAGAAACGATTTTGCTTTATTCTCTGAGTCCAACAGTAGATTCCTAATAGAAGTTCCGAAAAAATACCAGGAAAACATCCAAACCCTGTTGAAAAAGATTCCTCATTCCGTTGTCGGTAGGGTGAAAAGGGACAATTCCCTAGTAATCTACGGTTTGGATGAAAGATTAATTGTTGATGCCAGTTTAGCTGAATTAAGAGATGCCTGGAAAAGTACTTTTGGTGGTTGA
- a CDS encoding HesA/MoeB/ThiF family protein, whose product MNSEDVSLDPSELERYDRQLRIPGWGIEGQKKLKKARVTVAGAGGLGCPAALYLAAAGVGHLTIIDKEKVELSNLNRQVLHWQADIGKYKADSAADKLRALNSSIEVEAVKAEITENSVRDLIKGSNVVVDGMDNFATRFILNHGCVKEEIPFVHAGIYGLDGQITTIIPKKGPCLQCIFPEKPPEFAKFPVVGVTPATLAILEALETIKLITGIGQPLVGRMLLFDGESLTFSTMEVHRDPSCPVCGAI is encoded by the coding sequence ATGAACTCTGAGGACGTTTCGCTAGATCCTTCTGAGCTTGAAAGATATGACCGCCAACTCCGGATTCCCGGCTGGGGAATTGAAGGACAAAAGAAGTTGAAGAAAGCGAGAGTTACAGTCGCAGGTGCCGGTGGACTAGGATGTCCAGCGGCTCTCTATCTGGCAGCCGCTGGAGTGGGACATCTAACCATAATCGATAAGGAGAAGGTAGAACTCAGTAACCTAAACCGCCAAGTCCTTCATTGGCAAGCAGATATAGGGAAGTATAAAGCTGACTCTGCTGCGGATAAACTTCGGGCACTGAATTCAAGTATTGAGGTCGAAGCTGTAAAAGCAGAAATCACCGAAAACTCTGTGAGAGATCTTATCAAGGGCTCTAATGTTGTTGTGGATGGAATGGACAACTTCGCAACGCGGTTTATCTTAAACCACGGCTGCGTGAAAGAAGAGATTCCGTTTGTTCACGCAGGGATTTACGGGCTTGACGGTCAGATAACTACAATCATCCCTAAGAAGGGTCCTTGCCTACAATGTATCTTTCCGGAGAAACCCCCAGAATTTGCAAAGTTTCCAGTAGTTGGCGTAACACCCGCGACGTTAGCTATTCTTGAGGCATTAGAGACGATTAAACTAATTACTGGTATTGGTCAGCCACTTGTTGGAAGAATGTTATTATTCGACGGGGAAAGTTTAACATTTAGTACTATGGAAGTGCACAGAGATCCCAGCTGTCCAGTCTGCGGAGCTATCTAA
- the ade gene encoding adenine deaminase, with the protein MSYEDVIRAAQGEIPIDIAVKNVRLVNVLTAEIYNADIGIIGDKISYVGEMKNFQANEVFDANGMYAIPGLIDSHLHIESSMITPPKFAEAVLPRGITTVAIDPHEIANVLGKDGVRLMLETSKSLPLKAFVLIPTCVPAVPKAETAGAEILAQDVAEMLQWERVLGEAELMDYYGVINLEKRMTDIVKVGIKANTVLDGHCMNLDDKGLNAYASVAQANHEYFPTDPQNNYKRDFEQIRKEIRLGMYAKLRKLILLSEIVSQLNGIPNKQNLLFVTDDVMPDDLVHYGHLDDVVRTAIRNGFDPVEAIQSATLYPAKFLRLFDRGAIAPGKLADILLLDELNKFSVNTVFADGRIVAMNGRLLIELPFLGFPKRAKETVKLQRVSTDDFKVRIGKESGLAKVRVIRMQGLLSTFVIKQMEVKDYMLQTELPTVAVFERHGRTGNRTLGFIEGFGLNQGAIASTISHDSHNLVVVGVNATDMAVATNTLIECQGGLVAVKDGKIVAKVELPVAGLMSEEDVEKVASKVRAFRDAEEELGVEDRGTMLAISTLALPVIPNARITDKGLFDVSKQELLPLIVEC; encoded by the coding sequence ATGAGTTATGAAGATGTGATAAGAGCTGCACAAGGAGAGATTCCCATTGACATCGCAGTAAAAAACGTAAGACTAGTGAACGTGTTGACGGCAGAGATCTACAATGCAGATATAGGGATAATTGGAGACAAGATTTCATACGTTGGGGAGATGAAGAATTTCCAAGCAAACGAAGTATTTGATGCAAATGGCATGTACGCAATACCAGGGCTCATTGATTCTCATTTACATATAGAGAGTAGCATGATTACACCACCAAAATTTGCTGAAGCTGTTTTGCCACGGGGTATTACAACTGTTGCAATTGATCCACATGAGATTGCAAATGTACTCGGTAAGGATGGAGTGAGGTTAATGTTAGAGACGAGCAAGAGTCTGCCATTGAAGGCTTTCGTTTTAATTCCCACTTGCGTGCCTGCGGTGCCTAAGGCTGAGACCGCGGGGGCTGAGATCCTTGCGCAGGATGTCGCTGAGATGTTACAATGGGAAAGGGTATTGGGGGAGGCGGAGCTAATGGACTACTACGGGGTCATCAATCTTGAGAAAAGAATGACGGACATTGTAAAGGTCGGAATAAAAGCTAACACGGTACTCGATGGTCACTGCATGAATTTAGACGACAAGGGCCTTAACGCCTACGCCTCGGTTGCGCAAGCTAATCACGAATACTTCCCTACGGATCCCCAGAATAATTACAAACGAGACTTTGAGCAAATCCGTAAAGAAATCAGGCTGGGCATGTATGCGAAACTCAGAAAGTTGATACTCCTTTCAGAAATTGTTTCTCAATTAAATGGGATTCCTAACAAGCAGAACTTACTCTTCGTTACTGATGACGTTATGCCAGACGACCTAGTTCATTACGGTCATTTAGATGACGTTGTGCGTACGGCGATACGGAACGGGTTCGACCCTGTTGAAGCGATTCAGTCAGCAACGCTTTATCCAGCAAAGTTTCTCCGACTGTTTGATAGAGGTGCTATAGCTCCAGGAAAACTGGCTGATATATTGCTTTTAGATGAGTTAAATAAATTCAGCGTAAACACCGTGTTCGCCGATGGCAGAATTGTTGCAATGAACGGAAGGCTCTTAATAGAGTTACCATTTCTTGGATTTCCCAAGAGAGCCAAAGAAACAGTGAAACTTCAGAGGGTAAGCACGGATGACTTTAAAGTACGAATAGGCAAAGAGAGTGGATTGGCAAAGGTTCGAGTGATTAGGATGCAAGGACTTTTATCAACTTTTGTAATTAAACAGATGGAAGTTAAGGATTATATGTTACAAACAGAGCTCCCTACTGTTGCTGTTTTCGAAAGACACGGCAGGACTGGGAACAGAACTTTAGGGTTCATCGAGGGCTTTGGGCTAAATCAGGGAGCCATAGCTTCGACGATATCACATGATTCTCACAATTTAGTCGTTGTCGGTGTGAATGCAACCGATATGGCGGTTGCAACAAACACTTTGATTGAATGCCAAGGTGGATTAGTTGCGGTAAAGGACGGGAAGATTGTTGCAAAAGTGGAGCTGCCCGTGGCTGGTCTAATGTCGGAGGAAGACGTGGAGAAAGTTGCATCAAAGGTAAGAGCCTTTAGAGATGCGGAAGAGGAATTGGGAGTGGAGGATCGTGGAACAATGCTCGCTATCTCAACTTTAGCGTTACCAGTGATTCCGAATGCAAGAATCACGGACAAAGGATTGTTCGACGTGAGTAAACAAGAATTGCTGCCGCTTATTGTTGAATGTTAA
- the ilvD gene encoding dihydroxy-acid dehydratase yields the protein MRSNTVKKGIDRTPHRALFKAVGLRDDDLKKPLIAVVNSWNEIVPGHFHLRLIADAVKDGIRTAGGTPLEFNTIAICDGIAMAHEGMMYSLPSRELIADSIELMIQAHCFDGMVCIGSCDKIIPGMLMATCRLNIPTIFVTGGAMQTGHYKCQPIATSDLFEKVAAVKAGELSIEELKEMEDVTCPGPGSCAGMYTANTMSCLTEALGMSLPGCGTALAVSAEKLRIAKASGKQIIFLLKNGLTPSKIINKKSIENAIRVDMSLGGSTNTILHFLAIAREAGLDLSLETFDSLSRTTPHICDLYPSGKLYVEDLHEAGGVPAVMKELAPLLNLNCLTVSGRTIKEIISSVQVMRRDVIRPLNDPLHKEGGIAILKGNLAPEGAVVKSAAVDPAMLRHEGPAKVFDREEGAIKAISNGKVVKGDVVIIRYEGPKGGPGMREMLGATAAIVGRGLGASVALVTDGRFSGGSRGPCIGHVSPEAAEGGPIAIVRDGDIVQIDIPNRTLNVKLSDKEIVGRLKKWHLQVKPKVAKGYLYRYLREAESASKGAVLLTTQSFK from the coding sequence ATGAGAAGCAATACCGTAAAAAAGGGGATTGACCGAACTCCCCATCGTGCATTATTTAAAGCTGTAGGACTGCGAGACGACGATTTAAAGAAACCGTTAATCGCTGTTGTGAATTCGTGGAATGAAATTGTTCCAGGGCATTTTCACCTTAGGCTAATTGCAGACGCTGTCAAAGATGGAATTCGGACGGCTGGGGGAACCCCATTAGAATTTAACACGATTGCCATTTGCGACGGCATTGCGATGGCACATGAAGGAATGATGTACTCGCTTCCCAGCCGAGAGTTAATTGCAGACTCAATTGAACTAATGATTCAGGCTCATTGCTTTGATGGTATGGTTTGCATAGGATCCTGTGACAAGATTATCCCTGGTATGCTAATGGCCACCTGTAGACTTAATATTCCTACCATATTCGTTACTGGAGGGGCGATGCAAACAGGCCATTATAAATGTCAGCCAATTGCCACTTCAGATCTTTTCGAGAAAGTCGCTGCGGTTAAGGCTGGTGAACTTTCAATAGAAGAACTGAAGGAGATGGAGGATGTAACCTGCCCGGGACCAGGTTCATGTGCCGGAATGTATACTGCAAACACGATGAGTTGTTTAACCGAAGCTTTAGGCATGTCTCTTCCCGGATGTGGTACAGCGTTAGCGGTTTCAGCTGAGAAACTCCGAATCGCTAAGGCTAGCGGCAAACAAATAATCTTTCTTCTTAAAAATGGGCTAACTCCATCTAAAATAATTAACAAAAAATCAATTGAAAACGCAATCCGGGTAGACATGAGCCTGGGTGGTTCAACGAATACAATTTTACATTTCTTAGCCATTGCCCGAGAAGCTGGTTTAGACCTTTCGTTAGAAACTTTTGACAGTTTAAGTCGTACAACACCCCACATCTGCGATCTATATCCTTCGGGGAAGCTTTACGTTGAAGACCTCCATGAAGCTGGGGGAGTTCCAGCTGTGATGAAGGAATTAGCTCCGCTTCTCAATCTTAACTGTCTCACAGTATCTGGTAGAACTATTAAAGAAATCATTTCAAGTGTGCAGGTTATGCGAAGAGATGTAATTCGTCCATTAAACGATCCATTACATAAAGAAGGAGGCATAGCAATACTCAAAGGCAATTTAGCTCCGGAGGGGGCGGTAGTCAAATCAGCTGCCGTTGACCCTGCGATGCTTAGGCATGAGGGCCCGGCAAAGGTCTTCGATCGAGAGGAAGGCGCGATTAAAGCGATTTCCAACGGCAAAGTCGTGAAGGGTGATGTAGTAATCATAAGATATGAGGGGCCAAAGGGAGGGCCAGGCATGCGTGAAATGCTTGGAGCTACAGCTGCTATTGTGGGAAGGGGGTTGGGGGCGTCGGTAGCCCTTGTTACAGATGGGCGGTTTTCAGGGGGTTCTCGCGGTCCCTGCATCGGACATGTTTCCCCAGAGGCCGCGGAAGGCGGACCAATTGCAATCGTTCGGGATGGCGATATCGTTCAAATAGACATTCCAAACAGGACGCTGAACGTTAAACTATCAGACAAGGAAATTGTAGGTCGACTAAAGAAATGGCATCTTCAGGTGAAACCAAAAGTCGCTAAGGGATATCTTTATAGATACTTAAGGGAAGCTGAATCAGCTAGTAAAGGAGCTGTTTTACTAACAACTCAAAGTTTCAAGTAA
- a CDS encoding phosphoribosylformylglycinamidine synthase subunit PurS, producing the protein MFDPEGEELLNRLKRKGCSDVLAVRSGKYWELIIEADSKEDAIKRVTQIYSNPPVTNPVKDEPTLIDLEEIK; encoded by the coding sequence TTGTTTGACCCTGAAGGGGAAGAACTTCTTAACCGTTTAAAAAGAAAAGGATGTTCCGATGTTTTGGCAGTTAGGTCGGGTAAGTATTGGGAACTTATAATTGAAGCAGACTCTAAGGAAGACGCTATAAAACGTGTTACTCAGATTTACAGTAACCCGCCTGTCACCAATCCCGTCAAGGATGAGCCCACTTTAATCGATTTAGAGGAAATAAAATGA
- a CDS encoding phosphoribosylformylglycinamidine cyclo-ligase, translating into MKKGIKKSKYAETGVDVEKRGIEVFKEIVDNLFPTAFCVVTPDPNYVEDALITHTDSAGSKPIQCYLHWKETSDITWFKGLAQDVLAMNLDDIICVGACPINFVDYIAINPFNLPKQDVLHTLKLGFQQCSDILKEYGINILYSGGETADLPDQLRTLDVSGTINGRAKIHDIITGENIKPGDAIIGLRSGGKTKYETKENSGIMCNFISLARHCLMKADYEKKYPEIRDPKGKEYYGKFDFDEYVDELGMTVGEAIISPTRFFAPVIVKILEKYRPYIKGITHNTGGGQTRCLKLGKNIHYIKDSLPDPDPIFYLIQRGSGETWRDMYKGGNMGVGMDVIVEREVAEDVLSVPESYGLKAQIIGRCEKSHGKNKLTIYSPFGKFQYP; encoded by the coding sequence ATGAAAAAGGGAATTAAAAAGTCAAAATATGCAGAAACTGGAGTTGACGTTGAAAAACGGGGAATAGAAGTTTTTAAAGAAATAGTAGATAATTTATTTCCCACAGCTTTTTGTGTCGTCACTCCAGACCCAAATTACGTAGAAGATGCATTAATAACCCATACAGATAGCGCAGGGAGTAAACCTATACAATGCTATCTCCATTGGAAAGAAACCTCTGACATCACTTGGTTTAAGGGGTTAGCGCAAGACGTATTGGCTATGAATTTGGACGATATAATATGCGTAGGAGCATGCCCAATAAATTTTGTCGACTACATCGCAATAAACCCTTTTAACCTTCCCAAGCAGGATGTCCTTCACACTCTGAAGTTGGGTTTCCAACAATGTTCAGATATTCTTAAAGAATATGGGATCAATATTTTATATTCTGGTGGAGAGACCGCCGACCTTCCGGATCAGCTAAGAACGTTGGATGTTTCTGGAACGATAAATGGTCGCGCTAAAATACATGACATAATCACCGGTGAAAACATAAAACCTGGAGATGCTATAATTGGACTGAGAAGTGGCGGGAAAACAAAATACGAAACAAAGGAAAACAGTGGCATAATGTGTAATTTTATATCTTTAGCGAGACACTGTCTCATGAAAGCAGACTACGAGAAAAAATATCCTGAAATCAGAGATCCCAAGGGAAAGGAGTACTACGGTAAATTCGATTTTGACGAATATGTTGACGAACTTGGAATGACTGTCGGCGAAGCAATAATTTCTCCAACCAGATTTTTTGCACCCGTGATTGTCAAAATACTAGAAAAATATAGACCGTACATCAAAGGTATAACCCACAACACTGGCGGAGGACAAACTAGATGCTTAAAACTTGGAAAAAATATTCATTATATAAAAGATAGTTTACCTGATCCAGATCCCATTTTCTACCTTATACAGAGAGGATCAGGAGAAACATGGAGAGATATGTATAAAGGAGGAAATATGGGAGTCGGAATGGATGTTATTGTAGAAAGGGAAGTGGCAGAAGATGTTTTAAGCGTTCCCGAAAGTTACGGGTTAAAAGCTCAAATTATTGGAAGATGTGAAAAAAGCCATGGAAAAAACAAATTAACCATTTATAGTCCATTTGGTAAATTTCAATACCCCTGA